The Rhododendron vialii isolate Sample 1 chromosome 5a, ASM3025357v1 genome contains a region encoding:
- the LOC131327744 gene encoding uncharacterized protein LOC131327744, translating into MSLFLRNEPSDDAFLCKVFPASLGNLGLTWFNQLPAQSIFSFDSLCDAFMARFVTSNKHEKEIDSFLALRKRNDEMLRQYACRYWELFNEIESCDGVISARGFKLSLTSQDEQVYNELARHKPNSIKDLMTRIEGWCQLIKSKAKRGIEKPTSSKTASASAAAPALVPILTPKKQVNNIKQSPRKGPKPGDFNAEKTVFTIPIYRIIDQLVVGGHLGNLIDHEKTSTRAQRAKNHTEEEVQMIHVIHSPLNSEGARMIRAKLNDASSSKQLPHNDALVVTLRIETFNVRRVLVDQGSLVEVMYYYLFKDLKILDTNLHPSEVPLIEFNGALVWPLDMITLPPSVPDRWSLTWSLWWSMFLALSKSIQETVPVQVGLNLSNLFLVFHSDRVPAFVVALIPRELDLSGSGDPQGVIVLLGLSGSALGEHPFSVASLEIGQLANTK; encoded by the exons ATGTCTTTGTTCCTCCGAAACGAACCTTCGGACGATGCCTTCTTGTGCAAGGTTTTCCCTGCCAGCCTCGGGAACCTGGGCCTCACATGGTTTAACCAGCTCCCCGCCCAGTCAATCTTCTCGTTTGACTCCCTCTGCGATGCCTTCATGGCTCGGTTCGtcacgagcaacaagcacgagaaagAGATCGATTCCTTCCTCGCCCTTCGTAAACGAAACGACGAAATGCTCCGCCAGTATGCCTGTCGCTActgggagttgttcaatgaaataGAAAGCTGTGACGGTGTCATCTCGGCCAGAGGATTCAAGCTCAGTCTCACTTCCCAGGACGAGCAGGTCTATAACGAGCTCGCCCGCCACAAGCCCAACTCCATAAAAGACCTCATGACTCGCATCGAGGGCTGGTGCCAGCTCATCAAATCCAAAGCGAAGAGGGGCATCGAGAAGCCCACAAGCTCAAAGACAGCGTCCGCCTCGGCGGCTGCTCCGGCTCTTGTACCTATTTTAACCCCTAAAAAGCAGGTCAACAACATCAAACAGTCCCCGAGGAAGGGACCGAAGCCAGGCGACTTCAACGCCGAGAAAACCGTCTTTACCATTCCTATCTACCGGATTATCGAccaa cttgtcGTAGGAGGCCATCTCGGTAACCTTATTGACCACGAGAAGACCAGCACTCGGGCACAACGTGCCAAAAATCATACCGAAGAAGAAGTTCAAATGATCCATGTTATCCACAGCCCTCTGAACTCCGAAGGCGCTCGTATGATTCGTGCCAAGCTGAATGACGCCTCCTCTTCCAAACAG CTCCCACATAATGATGCTCTCGTGGTCACATTACGCATCGAAACCTTTAACGTCCGACGCGTCCTCGTGGACCAAGGCAGCTTGGTCGAGGTCATGTACTATTATCTGTTCAAGGATTTGAAGATCCTAGACACCAACCTCCATCCCTCTGAAGTCCCTCTCATCGAGTTCAATGGGGCTCTGGTATGGCCCCTCGACATGATCACTCTTCCCCCGTCCGTGCCGGATCGGTGGTCCTTGACATGGAGTTTGTGGTGGTCAATGTTCCTAGCCCTATCGAAGTCCATCCAAGAAACGGTCCCTGTACAAGTCGGCCTCAATCTTTCGAACTTGTTTCTTGTATTCCACTCCGACCGCGTCCCAGCCTTTGTCGTAGCCCTTATTCCTCGCGAACTCGACCTCTCAGGCTCTGGTGACCCTCAAGGTGTTATCGTCCTCCTTGGCCTTAGTGGCTCTGCCCTCGGCGAGCACCCATTCTCTGTCGCATCTTTGGAAATTGGTCAA CTTGCCAACACAAAATAG